A single region of the Salipaludibacillus sp. LMS25 genome encodes:
- the thiD gene encoding bifunctional hydroxymethylpyrimidine kinase/phosphomethylpyrimidine kinase, whose translation MKKVLSIAGSDCSGGAGIQADLKTFSAHGVFGMSAIVSVVAENTSRVIDIQDITPDMLEKQIDAVYEDIGTDAVKIGMLSTPESMKAVTNKLREYSPQNVVIDPVMYAKNGAPLMDPNAVETLIDIVIPYADILTPNIPEAEKIANEKVTNTADMETVARKIHHMGCKNVLVKGGHAMGDALDVLFDGESFHHFKTRRIETKNTHGTGCTFSSAIASNLALGMPVKQAVERAKEYVTTAIANSLAIGKGNGPTHHFYDLYKSGLKTTQQESLK comes from the coding sequence ATGAAGAAAGTACTAAGCATTGCTGGTTCCGATTGCAGTGGAGGAGCAGGAATTCAAGCGGATTTAAAAACATTTTCAGCTCATGGGGTTTTCGGAATGAGCGCTATCGTCTCGGTTGTTGCTGAGAATACGAGCCGTGTTATTGATATACAGGATATAACGCCTGATATGCTTGAAAAACAAATCGATGCTGTATATGAAGATATTGGGACAGATGCTGTGAAAATAGGGATGTTATCAACACCAGAGTCTATGAAAGCAGTCACAAATAAATTAAGAGAGTATTCACCTCAGAACGTTGTAATCGATCCGGTCATGTATGCCAAAAATGGCGCACCATTAATGGACCCTAATGCGGTTGAAACATTGATTGATATCGTCATTCCTTATGCTGATATTTTAACACCCAATATTCCAGAAGCAGAAAAGATAGCCAATGAAAAAGTTACGAATACGGCTGATATGGAGACCGTTGCAAGAAAGATTCATCACATGGGGTGTAAGAATGTTCTTGTCAAAGGTGGTCATGCGATGGGAGATGCTTTGGATGTGTTATTTGACGGAGAGTCATTCCACCACTTTAAAACCCGGAGAATTGAAACGAAGAACACTCATGGAACAGGTTGTACTTTTTCTTCTGCAATAGCTTCTAATTTAGCGCTGGGAATGCCAGTAAAACAGGCGGTAGAACGAGCGAAAGAGTATGTAACGACAGCTATTGCCAACTCACTTGCTATTGGAAAAGGAAATGGTCCAACACATCATTTTTACGATTTATATAAAAGTGGTCTCAAAACGACTCAACAAGAAAGCTTGAAATAA